From a region of the Sinorhizobium sp. B11 genome:
- the fliN gene encoding flagellar motor switch protein FliN: MATKKTQQNSDLSLDMPGNEADLDQAIDDLRGVLKKDTDGDFPQFGDDLQNDAFAAGTDLSPFGGDAGETSFGGADFAGSDFGGGDFGDDAAGSGAAGFPSLEAAPSFGGNSFQSAPAPLGSALNSNFDLIMDIPIDVQIVLGTSRMQVSGLMNLTEGATIALDKKIGEPVEIMVNGRRIARGEITVLDNDDTRFGVKLIEVLSTKKA, translated from the coding sequence ATGGCTACGAAGAAGACACAGCAGAATAGTGACCTCTCCCTGGACATGCCGGGCAATGAAGCCGATCTGGATCAGGCTATCGACGATCTGCGCGGCGTGTTGAAGAAAGATACGGACGGCGACTTTCCGCAGTTCGGCGACGACCTGCAGAACGATGCTTTCGCAGCAGGAACGGATCTCTCGCCATTCGGCGGTGATGCCGGCGAAACATCCTTCGGCGGTGCCGATTTCGCAGGAAGCGATTTCGGGGGCGGCGATTTCGGCGACGATGCTGCCGGCAGCGGTGCAGCAGGCTTTCCCAGCCTCGAAGCTGCGCCGAGCTTCGGCGGCAATTCCTTCCAGTCCGCTCCGGCACCGCTCGGCAGCGCGCTGAACTCGAACTTCGACCTGATCATGGACATTCCTATCGATGTCCAGATCGTGCTCGGGACGAGCCGCATGCAGGTTTCCGGCCTGATGAACCTCACCGAGGGTGCCACTATCGCGCTCGACAAGAAGATCGGCGAGCCGGTCGAAATAATGGTGAACGGCCGCAGGATTGCACGCGGCGAGATTACGGTTCTTGATAACGACGACACGCGATTCGGTGTAAAACTGATAGAAGTTTTGAGCACGAAAAAAGCCTGA
- the fliG gene encoding flagellar motor switch protein FliG, producing the protein MMDFDDFGGALAGKPLTQAEKAAAVLLAMGKGVAGRLLKYFTQAELQTIIGSAQALRAIPPDELLQLVSEFEDLFTEGAGLMDNAKAIEAILEEGLTPDEVDSLLGRRTAFQAYETSIWDRLAEAEPAFVAQFLLREHPQTVAYILSMMPSSFGAKVLLQLPDNRRADIMNRTVNMKSVSPKAAQIIENQVMTLLAEIDAERNASGSTKVADLMNEMDKPQVDTLLTSLESINREAVNKVRPKIFLFEDLMFMPQRSRVMLLNDISTDVLTVALRGASAEIRESVLSSISPRQRRMIESDLQSGMAGVNPREIAIARRAVAQEAIRLANAGQIELKEKEGGPAAA; encoded by the coding sequence ATGATGGACTTTGACGATTTCGGCGGCGCACTTGCCGGGAAACCGTTGACCCAGGCTGAAAAGGCGGCGGCAGTTCTTCTCGCTATGGGGAAGGGGGTCGCCGGCCGGCTGCTGAAATATTTTACGCAGGCCGAGTTGCAGACCATTATCGGATCTGCCCAGGCGCTTCGTGCGATCCCGCCGGACGAGCTCCTCCAGCTCGTCAGCGAATTCGAAGATCTCTTCACCGAAGGCGCGGGTCTGATGGACAACGCCAAGGCGATCGAGGCCATCCTCGAGGAAGGGCTGACCCCTGACGAAGTCGACAGCCTTCTCGGCCGCCGCACCGCTTTCCAGGCCTACGAAACCTCCATCTGGGATCGTCTGGCCGAGGCGGAACCTGCTTTCGTCGCCCAGTTCCTGTTGCGCGAACACCCCCAGACCGTTGCGTATATCCTGTCCATGATGCCCTCGTCCTTCGGCGCGAAGGTATTGCTGCAGCTTCCCGACAACCGTCGTGCCGACATCATGAACCGTACGGTCAACATGAAGAGTGTCAGCCCGAAGGCTGCACAAATCATCGAAAACCAGGTGATGACGCTGCTTGCCGAGATCGACGCAGAACGCAACGCATCGGGCTCCACCAAGGTCGCCGACCTGATGAACGAGATGGACAAGCCGCAGGTCGATACGCTGCTCACCTCGCTCGAATCGATCAATCGCGAAGCGGTCAACAAGGTTCGTCCGAAGATCTTCCTTTTCGAAGATCTTATGTTCATGCCGCAGCGCAGCCGCGTCATGCTGCTCAACGACATCTCGACCGACGTCCTCACAGTCGCCTTGCGTGGCGCATCGGCGGAAATCCGCGAATCGGTTCTTTCCTCCATCAGTCCGCGCCAGCGCCGCATGATCGAATCGGATCTTCAAAGCGGCATGGCCGGCGTCAATCCGCGCGAGATCGCGATTGCACGGCGCGCCGTGGCGCAGGAAGCGATTCGCCTGGCCAATGCCGGCCAGATCGAGCTCAAGGAAAAGGAAGGCGGTCCGGCGGCCGCCTAA